The following nucleotide sequence is from Cytophagales bacterium.
AATTTTGCTAAAACAAATCGCTAAAGATATAGGTTTAACACCTGAGCAATTGCTTGATATAAAATAATTGCCTGTTCAGGTGCTGTTATATCCCTAATTCATGGCTGCGGCATTTATCATTGCTGTTGTGACATTGAATAACGGTGTGGCTATAAAGCATTTTAACGCTTTCATAGCTTTTATTATACCCTGCCCATCCTTTAGCTCATTGAATGCAACGCCATTTTGTTGTAAACAAATATTTCATAGTTTAGCAAAATAGTACATATATTTGCATAGATGATTTACACGCTCCCCTTTATTGCCGCTGCTGTAGGCTGGTTTACCAATTATTTGGCAGTGAAAATGCTGTTTCACCCACGCGAAAAGGTTAAGTTATTGTTCTTCTCAATACAGGGTATTTTTCCAAAACGCCAGCAGCAATTGGCTGTAAAGATCGGTAAATTAGTTGCTGATGATCTGCTATCGGTTAAAGATATAAAGGATATAGTAAAACAGCCTGAAAATATTGAGCAGATCAACCAAAACATTGCAAACAGACTGGATGATTACCTCACAAACACTTTCCCTAAAAAATATCCCGTGATGTCGTGGTTTGTGAGAGAGAAATCCAAGGCCAGGATCAAGCAGGAATTTATGAATGAGATGAAAAAGCTTGCTCCTGAAATGATAGACCAGACGGTTACAAATATTGAAAACTCTTTAGACATTGAGGAAATTATCAGGGAAAAAGTTGAAAAGTTTTCCACCCTCCGGTTGGAGAAAATGATCTGGGAAGTTCTGGAGCATGAGTTTAGATTTATTGAACTGATTGGGGCAGTGGTAGGTTTCTTGATTGGGCT
It contains:
- a CDS encoding DUF445 family protein, yielding MIYTLPFIAAAVGWFTNYLAVKMLFHPREKVKLLFFSIQGIFPKRQQQLAVKIGKLVADDLLSVKDIKDIVKQPENIEQINQNIANRLDDYLTNTFPKKYPVMSWFVREKSKARIKQEFMNEMKKLAPEMIDQTVTNIENSLDIEEIIREKVEKFSTLRLEKMIWEVLEHEFRFIELIGAVVGFLIGLIQVVIIQI